Proteins from a single region of Streptomyces glaucescens:
- a CDS encoding polymorphic toxin-type HINT domain-containing protein, producing MAAVLLGLNVTLLPSAFASGPKPTRTAVELDELQETDPIPVAEQPTAGLQQLSGDGSTGKRADYDPAAVAAVPEASGTKAVTDLAPGTTTPVAASTDGTVSVAVGAPEGATPEQADALEGEWTVAVAPESQAVGNGAQGLMLAVDAPDTATGQAVVSIDATRFAEAYNAEWLDRLSFNLMPACFATTPELEECSQGVPVSTEVELTGDKVTVPRDTGDSSGSEADPGEDTATDELDGSTATTAQVPETLLNVTLDTADLKAVSAAGGSSTTTPAAASGTGTTSSALWRGDRGPSRVMQVADAAGGAYMVGGSHGAGQSGDFGATPLATGGDWSAGGSSGAFSYAYTMAGPQVPSGPSPNVTLSYNSQSSDGRTSATNNQVSWIGEGWDYHPGSITRTFVTCAADTANANNEKHFTGDQCWGTHNAVLSLNGTTTELVRDDTSKEWKSARGDNMRIELLDTAEYQRILNVTHGPGNEDDNGEFWRVTTSDGTQYYFGLNRLPGWSSGKPETDSVLTVPVAGNHSSDPCHATAFKDSFCDQGWRFQLDYVVDPTGNAMSLWWEREHNAYAQNNKEANAVGYHRAGLLKRIDYGQRAESLFTQEPLGRMVFTTQERCFSDNAFKVACSDGNFDSKQSHLTRPWFDTPADLACKAGKKCTNYAPTFWSRQRLSKVTACAQREQGVRLTEYSTDGTGTESGSPHACGLAGDGVSTTLLSKVDAWDLTQSFPHGLTGDYTALWLDSITRTGYAVDGTTKRLNPVSFGYGTEPLPNRVRQGTADTGPLFGRLRIRDVISEYGGRTHVEYKAPEGACATGTGFPPVDQNKLRCYPVHWHADGELTDKYLSWFHKYVVHTITEVPRLADAKDLTTTYSYDTFSDAHDGALWAKNNAEFSRPKTRTWDQWRGYPIVTTTTGGSATDGSAASKTVTRYYRGMSDDVIKDDTPKDPTDDVKRSYTMTDVTGAALKPDRQAYAGMVAESLTYLSTSDATSTGWISRSVNIPDDPVRLATRNRTDAPDVVAERVTLDTTRTITKSSGTGDDPSTLRTVTTQTDYDEYGLPTVVREHGDTAKTGDESCTRTQYVHNTGRDVYLVGLVAQTVTTTGTTACTAELSTATQDTLVSASRVYYDNAASHTATPTQGQVTKTVIPTENGTGWQTTHPESQTKYDSTGRITEVTDATGLVNKTVYKPSAGQVFTIETVAGSKLDANGAETGFTSSTTLEPGRGTSLTTRDPNGRVSSYTYDALGRTTAVWDTTQSPTDDPTARYAYNTDPKHPVSVVTQALSDNPTTSPGDGVYTSATTIYDGLGRERQTQAPAVGGGRLITDTFHNAAGQVRFTRNAYYMDGDPETKLVVPLSESLVPNATTYTYDGLGRVLTVTPVHHSYPQTGATATNGDGQPVPTTDRRTRYEYGLDYTIVRQPKGTPPSRVWTDALGRTVRQDTFSDTSLAEDSAITTRYSYDVRGDLVTTTDDAGHTRTWKYNALGGVTDTTDPDAGATHTTYDAMGRVATAVTPRGDTTAYGYDRFSRVTEVKVTPKGSTTATVAQTYAYDTATAGKGQLAQATRYTDGKPYTTSIAGYTADYQPTGMTVALPPGSTPGLTTDGFSTQYPYTYTYDREGQLESYRAPAAGGLTAEDVITRYNKAGLPVSVSGKDWYVAETDYSVYGQVLRSTVGEQGRRVWQDSTYDEATGELLRSTLVRELIGDTQVVPKNTINTRSYAYDPSGNVLDVADRSGNGTTDRQCFTYDTLGQLTEAWTTPSGGACAAPGKTTAEPVYADGTVNVSAGNYGYWQSYSYDTLGNRTKKVNHKATPTFGTDGKVDTKGDVVTDYAYGTSETAKNDQPHTLTSYATTSTTAQGAAVTTRSTQTYDAAGNLETRTNGGATSQTLTWTWDGKVESVTGFGPDGAGPWTGTADLCLDLSSSSTAAGNPVQIWRCNGTKAQNFRLEPADTTGDGQVDNANIGQFKVADRCVQPAATPGVAGTALGIQACNPDLSAQRWQTLPTGQLQHVDSKLCLSAPATTAGTDLVLASCDQTAIGQLWKPGSKTTYVYDAFGNRLLERSTSGAVLHLPDTKVALTTSGSLRYAERSYGHGGAPSVIRYREGNGTGASEQLFAQSVDINGTPMAEVRLDTAGNAFVRLNRKDPWGEDRGANLSPRSHTAFHTGDDDAATGFVHLGAREYDPSTGRFISVDPVLDQSDPLQANGYSYANNNPVTHADPSGLTSTATNFDASIAALDKQIAAYQKILNRSLGDVILATGWAVFKEFVGWNDVVGCFSQGDLWACGSLLMDAIPWTSIISKGKKMWGAFKATMGAVKAFRAAKAAAEAGIKAAKAARAALVRAKKAAEAAAAEAKRKAREAAKAAAAAAKKKTHTGSKGARGNTPQVQARKTSQAKGNAGGGRAESKSGGSRSNSGGDDSKSDGGGGSDGGGSGESCPIGNSFTPDTRVLMADGTTKAIKDVRAGDKVMATDPETGETRVETVTAEIKGDGVKHLVKVTVDTDGKKGSATADITATDGHPFWVPALRKWVKATDLRAGQWLRTGAGTLVQITAIDRWTVQRATVHNLTVSDLHTYYVLADATPVLVHNCGVTRGGNESTYSISHDASGSGVIADLDSDGILTMMMHNNPDKGSPLRGKEMFDEVMAHFGDRVQGIQGIWVYGDNLGGFNEAVRGGAGLVSAAKGTWTGRQAARYGFTRARIDEAVPRLDGDFQQVLATFRR from the coding sequence GTGGCCGCCGTACTTCTGGGCCTCAACGTCACCCTGCTGCCCAGTGCCTTCGCCTCCGGGCCGAAGCCCACCCGGACGGCGGTCGAGCTGGACGAGCTCCAGGAGACCGATCCGATCCCCGTCGCCGAACAGCCCACCGCCGGCCTCCAGCAGCTCTCCGGCGACGGCTCCACCGGCAAGCGGGCCGACTACGACCCGGCCGCCGTGGCCGCCGTGCCCGAGGCATCCGGCACCAAGGCCGTCACCGACCTCGCCCCCGGCACCACCACCCCGGTCGCCGCCTCCACCGACGGCACGGTCAGCGTCGCCGTCGGCGCGCCCGAAGGCGCCACGCCCGAGCAGGCCGACGCCCTCGAAGGCGAATGGACCGTCGCGGTGGCCCCCGAGAGCCAGGCGGTCGGCAACGGCGCGCAGGGTCTGATGCTCGCCGTCGACGCCCCCGACACGGCCACCGGCCAGGCGGTCGTCTCCATCGACGCCACCCGCTTCGCCGAGGCCTACAACGCCGAGTGGCTCGACCGGCTCTCCTTCAACCTGATGCCGGCCTGCTTCGCCACCACTCCCGAACTGGAGGAGTGCTCGCAGGGCGTCCCGGTGAGCACCGAGGTGGAACTCACCGGCGACAAGGTGACCGTGCCCCGGGACACGGGCGACTCCTCCGGGTCCGAGGCGGACCCCGGCGAGGACACCGCCACCGACGAGCTCGACGGCTCCACGGCCACCACCGCCCAGGTGCCGGAGACCCTGCTCAACGTCACCCTCGACACCGCCGACCTGAAGGCCGTGTCGGCCGCGGGCGGCTCGTCCACCACCACCCCGGCCGCCGCCTCCGGCACCGGCACCACCAGCTCCGCGCTGTGGCGCGGCGACCGCGGGCCCAGCCGGGTCATGCAGGTCGCCGACGCCGCCGGCGGCGCGTACATGGTCGGCGGCTCCCACGGCGCCGGCCAGTCCGGCGACTTCGGCGCCACGCCCCTCGCCACCGGCGGCGACTGGTCGGCGGGCGGCTCCTCCGGCGCCTTCAGCTACGCGTACACGATGGCCGGACCGCAGGTGCCGTCGGGCCCGTCCCCCAACGTCACCCTCAGCTACAACTCCCAGTCGTCCGACGGCCGCACCTCCGCCACCAACAACCAGGTCTCCTGGATCGGCGAGGGCTGGGACTACCACCCGGGCTCCATCACCCGCACCTTCGTCACCTGCGCCGCCGACACGGCGAACGCCAACAACGAGAAGCACTTCACCGGCGACCAGTGCTGGGGCACCCACAACGCCGTGCTCTCCCTCAACGGCACCACCACCGAGCTGGTCCGCGACGACACCAGCAAGGAGTGGAAGAGCGCCCGCGGCGACAACATGCGCATCGAGCTGCTCGACACCGCCGAGTACCAGCGCATCCTGAACGTCACCCACGGCCCCGGCAACGAGGACGACAACGGCGAGTTCTGGCGGGTCACCACCAGCGACGGCACCCAGTACTACTTCGGCCTGAACCGGCTGCCCGGCTGGAGCTCCGGCAAGCCGGAGACCGACTCCGTGCTGACCGTCCCCGTCGCCGGCAACCACTCCTCCGACCCCTGCCACGCCACCGCGTTCAAGGACTCCTTCTGCGACCAGGGCTGGCGCTTCCAGCTCGACTACGTCGTCGACCCCACCGGCAACGCCATGTCGCTGTGGTGGGAGCGGGAGCACAACGCGTACGCCCAGAACAACAAGGAAGCGAACGCGGTCGGCTACCACCGCGCCGGCCTGCTGAAGCGCATCGACTACGGGCAGCGCGCCGAGTCCCTGTTCACGCAGGAACCGCTGGGCCGCATGGTCTTCACCACCCAGGAGCGGTGCTTCAGCGACAACGCCTTCAAGGTGGCCTGCTCGGACGGCAACTTCGACTCCAAGCAGTCCCATCTGACCCGGCCCTGGTTCGACACCCCCGCCGACCTCGCCTGCAAGGCCGGCAAGAAGTGCACGAACTACGCCCCCACCTTCTGGTCCCGCCAGCGGCTGTCCAAGGTCACCGCCTGCGCCCAGCGCGAGCAGGGCGTACGGCTCACCGAGTACAGCACCGACGGCACCGGCACCGAGTCCGGCTCCCCGCACGCCTGCGGCCTGGCCGGCGACGGCGTCTCCACGACCCTGCTGTCGAAGGTCGACGCCTGGGACCTCACCCAGTCCTTCCCGCACGGCCTCACCGGGGACTACACCGCGCTCTGGCTGGACTCCATCACCCGCACCGGGTACGCGGTGGACGGCACCACCAAGCGCCTCAACCCGGTCTCCTTCGGCTACGGCACCGAGCCGCTGCCCAACCGGGTCAGGCAGGGCACCGCCGACACCGGCCCGCTCTTCGGCCGGCTGCGCATCCGCGACGTCATCTCCGAGTACGGCGGCCGCACCCACGTCGAGTACAAGGCGCCCGAGGGCGCCTGCGCCACCGGCACCGGCTTCCCCCCGGTCGACCAGAACAAGCTGCGCTGCTACCCCGTGCACTGGCACGCGGACGGCGAACTGACCGACAAGTACCTGTCCTGGTTCCACAAGTACGTCGTCCACACGATCACCGAGGTGCCGCGGCTCGCGGACGCCAAGGACCTGACGACGACGTACTCCTACGACACCTTCAGCGACGCCCACGACGGGGCGCTGTGGGCCAAGAACAACGCCGAGTTCTCCCGTCCCAAGACCCGCACCTGGGACCAGTGGCGCGGCTACCCCATCGTCACCACCACCACCGGCGGCAGCGCCACCGACGGCAGCGCCGCCAGCAAGACCGTCACCCGCTACTACCGCGGCATGAGCGACGACGTCATCAAGGACGACACGCCCAAGGACCCCACCGACGACGTCAAGCGGTCGTACACGATGACCGACGTCACCGGTGCCGCCCTCAAGCCCGACCGGCAGGCCTACGCCGGCATGGTCGCCGAGTCCCTGACGTACCTCAGCACCAGCGACGCCACCTCCACCGGCTGGATATCGCGGTCCGTCAACATCCCCGACGACCCGGTGCGCCTCGCCACCCGCAACCGCACCGACGCGCCGGACGTGGTCGCCGAACGGGTCACCCTCGACACCACGAGGACGATCACCAAGTCGTCCGGCACCGGCGACGACCCGTCGACCCTGCGCACGGTCACCACGCAGACCGACTACGACGAGTACGGCCTGCCCACCGTCGTGCGCGAGCACGGCGACACCGCGAAGACCGGCGACGAGTCGTGCACCCGCACCCAGTACGTGCACAACACCGGCCGTGACGTCTACCTCGTCGGCCTGGTCGCCCAGACGGTGACCACCACCGGCACCACCGCCTGCACGGCCGAGCTGTCCACCGCCACCCAGGACACCCTGGTCTCCGCCTCCCGCGTCTACTACGACAACGCCGCCTCCCACACGGCCACGCCCACCCAGGGCCAGGTGACCAAGACGGTCATCCCGACGGAGAACGGCACCGGCTGGCAGACCACCCACCCCGAGTCGCAGACCAAGTACGACTCCACCGGCCGGATCACCGAGGTCACCGACGCGACGGGACTGGTCAACAAGACCGTCTACAAGCCCTCCGCCGGCCAGGTCTTCACCATCGAGACGGTGGCGGGCAGCAAGCTCGACGCGAACGGCGCCGAGACCGGCTTCACCAGCAGCACCACCCTGGAGCCCGGCCGCGGCACCAGCCTGACCACCCGCGACCCCAACGGCCGCGTCTCCTCGTACACCTACGACGCCCTGGGCCGCACCACGGCCGTCTGGGACACCACCCAGAGCCCCACCGACGACCCCACCGCGCGGTACGCGTACAACACCGACCCGAAGCACCCGGTGTCCGTCGTCACGCAGGCGCTGTCCGACAACCCCACCACGTCCCCCGGCGACGGCGTCTACACCTCCGCCACCACCATCTACGACGGACTGGGCCGCGAACGGCAGACCCAGGCCCCGGCGGTGGGCGGCGGCCGGCTGATCACCGACACCTTCCACAACGCCGCCGGACAGGTCCGCTTCACGCGCAACGCCTACTACATGGACGGCGACCCGGAGACCAAGCTGGTCGTCCCGCTCTCCGAGTCACTGGTCCCCAACGCGACCACCTACACGTACGACGGCCTGGGCCGGGTCCTCACCGTCACGCCCGTCCACCACTCGTACCCGCAGACCGGCGCGACCGCCACGAACGGCGACGGCCAGCCCGTCCCGACCACCGACCGCCGCACCCGCTACGAGTACGGCCTCGACTACACGATCGTCCGCCAGCCCAAGGGCACCCCGCCCTCGCGGGTGTGGACGGACGCGCTCGGCCGCACCGTCCGCCAGGACACCTTCAGCGACACGTCGCTCGCCGAGGACTCGGCGATCACCACCCGCTACAGCTACGACGTCCGCGGCGACCTGGTCACCACCACCGACGACGCCGGCCACACCCGCACCTGGAAGTACAACGCGCTCGGTGGTGTCACCGACACCACCGACCCGGACGCCGGCGCCACCCACACCACGTACGACGCGATGGGCCGCGTGGCCACGGCGGTCACCCCCCGCGGTGACACCACCGCCTACGGCTACGACCGCTTCAGCCGGGTGACCGAGGTCAAGGTGACCCCGAAGGGGTCCACCACCGCCACCGTCGCCCAGACCTACGCCTACGACACCGCCACCGCGGGCAAGGGCCAGCTCGCCCAGGCCACCCGCTACACCGACGGCAAGCCGTACACCACCTCGATCGCCGGCTACACCGCCGACTACCAGCCCACGGGCATGACCGTCGCCCTCCCGCCGGGCTCCACTCCGGGCCTGACCACCGACGGCTTCTCCACCCAGTACCCGTACACCTACACGTACGACCGGGAGGGCCAGCTCGAGTCCTACCGGGCCCCGGCGGCCGGCGGCCTGACCGCCGAGGACGTCATCACCCGGTACAACAAGGCCGGCCTGCCGGTGTCCGTCTCCGGCAAGGACTGGTACGTCGCCGAGACCGACTACTCCGTCTACGGCCAGGTGCTGCGCTCCACCGTCGGCGAGCAGGGCCGCCGCGTCTGGCAGGACAGCACCTACGACGAGGCCACCGGCGAACTGCTCAGGAGCACCCTCGTCCGGGAGCTGATCGGCGACACGCAGGTCGTCCCCAAGAACACGATCAACACGCGCTCGTACGCCTACGACCCGTCCGGCAACGTCCTCGACGTCGCCGACCGGAGCGGCAACGGCACCACCGACCGCCAGTGCTTCACCTACGACACCCTCGGCCAGCTCACCGAGGCGTGGACCACCCCGAGCGGGGGAGCCTGCGCCGCCCCCGGCAAGACCACCGCCGAGCCCGTCTACGCCGACGGCACCGTCAACGTCTCCGCCGGCAACTACGGCTACTGGCAGTCGTACAGCTACGACACGCTCGGCAACCGCACCAAGAAGGTCAACCACAAGGCCACCCCGACGTTCGGCACCGACGGCAAGGTCGACACCAAGGGCGACGTCGTCACCGACTACGCCTACGGCACCAGCGAGACGGCCAAGAACGACCAGCCGCACACGCTGACCTCGTACGCCACCACCTCCACCACGGCGCAGGGCGCGGCGGTCACCACCCGCTCCACCCAGACCTACGACGCCGCCGGCAACCTGGAGACCCGCACCAACGGCGGCGCCACCTCCCAGACCCTCACCTGGACCTGGGACGGCAAGGTCGAGTCCGTCACCGGCTTCGGCCCCGACGGCGCCGGACCCTGGACCGGCACCGCCGACCTGTGCCTCGACCTCAGCAGCTCCAGCACCGCCGCGGGCAACCCCGTGCAGATCTGGCGCTGCAACGGCACCAAGGCGCAGAACTTCCGCCTCGAACCCGCCGACACCACCGGCGACGGCCAGGTCGACAACGCGAACATCGGCCAGTTCAAGGTCGCCGACCGCTGCGTCCAGCCGGCCGCCACCCCCGGCGTCGCCGGCACCGCCCTCGGCATCCAGGCGTGCAACCCCGACCTGTCGGCCCAGCGCTGGCAGACCCTGCCCACCGGGCAGCTCCAGCACGTCGACTCCAAGCTGTGCCTCTCCGCCCCCGCCACCACCGCCGGCACCGACCTCGTCCTCGCGTCCTGCGACCAGACGGCGATCGGCCAGCTGTGGAAGCCGGGCTCCAAGACCACCTATGTCTACGACGCCTTCGGCAACCGGCTGCTGGAACGCTCGACCAGCGGGGCGGTCCTGCACCTGCCCGACACCAAGGTCGCCCTGACCACCTCGGGCAGCCTCCGCTACGCCGAGCGCTCCTACGGCCACGGCGGCGCGCCCTCCGTCATCCGGTACCGCGAAGGCAACGGAACCGGCGCGAGCGAGCAGCTCTTCGCCCAGTCCGTCGACATCAACGGCACCCCCATGGCCGAGGTCCGCCTCGACACCGCCGGCAACGCGTTCGTCCGGCTGAACCGGAAGGACCCGTGGGGCGAGGACCGGGGCGCCAACCTCTCACCCCGCTCGCACACCGCCTTCCACACCGGCGACGACGACGCGGCCACCGGCTTCGTCCACCTCGGCGCCCGTGAGTACGACCCGTCGACGGGCCGGTTCATCTCCGTCGACCCGGTCCTGGACCAGAGCGACCCGCTCCAGGCCAACGGCTACTCCTACGCCAACAACAACCCGGTCACCCACGCGGACCCGTCCGGCCTGACCTCCACGGCGACCAACTTCGACGCGTCCATCGCGGCGCTCGACAAGCAGATCGCCGCGTACCAGAAGATCCTGAACCGGTCCCTCGGTGACGTGATCCTCGCGACGGGCTGGGCGGTCTTCAAGGAGTTCGTCGGCTGGAACGACGTCGTCGGCTGCTTCTCCCAGGGCGACCTGTGGGCCTGCGGCAGCCTCCTCATGGACGCCATCCCCTGGACCAGCATCATCTCCAAGGGCAAGAAGATGTGGGGCGCCTTCAAGGCCACGATGGGCGCGGTCAAGGCGTTCCGGGCGGCGAAGGCGGCGGCCGAGGCCGGCATCAAGGCGGCGAAGGCCGCCAGGGCGGCCCTGGTCCGCGCGAAGAAGGCCGCCGAGGCGGCAGCCGCGGAAGCCAAACGCAAGGCCCGCGAGGCGGCGAAGGCCGCCGCCGCGGCAGCCAAGAAGAAGACCCACACGGGCTCCAAGGGCGCCCGCGGCAACACCCCCCAGGTCCAGGCCCGCAAGACCTCCCAGGCCAAGGGCAACGCCGGCGGAGGCCGCGCCGAGTCCAAGTCGGGCGGATCGAGGAGCAACTCCGGAGGAGACGACTCCAAGTCCGACGGAGGCGGCGGTTCGGACGGCGGCGGCTCGGGTGAGAGCTGCCCGATCGGCAACAGCTTCACCCCGGACACCCGGGTCCTGATGGCCGACGGCACCACCAAGGCGATCAAGGACGTCCGGGCCGGCGACAAGGTCATGGCCACCGACCCGGAGACCGGCGAAACCCGGGTGGAGACCGTCACCGCCGAGATCAAGGGCGACGGCGTCAAGCACCTGGTGAAGGTCACCGTCGACACGGACGGCAAGAAGGGCTCGGCGACCGCAGACATCACCGCCACCGACGGTCACCCCTTCTGGGTCCCGGCCCTGCGCAAGTGGGTCAAGGCGACCGACCTCCGAGCGGGCCAGTGGCTCCGCACGGGCGCCGGCACCCTGGTCCAGATCACGGCGATCGACCGCTGGACGGTCCAGCGCGCCACGGTCCACAACCTGACCGTCAGCGACCTGCACACGTACTACGTGCTGGCGGACGCCACGCCCGTACTCGTGCACAACTGCGGAGTCACGCGTGGTGGCAACGAGAGCACTTACTCCATCTCGCATGATGCGAGTGGTAGTGGCGTGATTGCTGACCTCGACAGCGACGGCATCCTGACCATGATGATGCACAACAACCCTGACAAGGGGTCGCCGCTGCGCGGCAAGGAGATGTTCGACGAAGTCATGGCTCACTTCGGGGACCGGGTTCAGGGCATCCAGGGCATCTGGGTGTACGGGGACAACCTCGGAGGCTTCAACGAGGCTGTCCGCGGCGGTGCGGGCCTGGTTTCCGCAGCCAAGGGAACTTGGACTGGCAGACAAGCGGCCCGATACGGCTTCACGCGTGCCAGGATCGATGAAGCAGTTCCCAGGCTCGACGGGGACTTCCAACAGGTCCTTGCCACATTCCGGAGATGA
- a CDS encoding prepilin peptidase, producing MSVPLLIAAAVLWGAAAGAVLPRAAYRLAVPHGDAGAVSGEDAVEERAPGPREECPGGHPIGGPLRGWLGPARCGACDGNRSYGPSALALASLTALLCAVLAAATGPRPELAVWLLVTPVGVLLGVVDVRVRRLPDVLTLPLAGAVPGLLGLAALAPGHVGSWTTALLGGLALGGGYFLLFLVNPSGMGFGDVKLALGMGAALGWYGWPVVLLGTFAAFVLGALYGGVLAVVRRAGRGTAIAFGPFLLVGALIGVVSGAGAA from the coding sequence GTGAGCGTCCCGCTGCTGATCGCCGCCGCGGTGCTGTGGGGCGCGGCGGCCGGGGCGGTGCTGCCGAGGGCCGCGTACCGGCTGGCGGTGCCCCACGGGGACGCGGGGGCCGTGTCCGGCGAGGACGCCGTGGAGGAGCGGGCGCCCGGACCGAGGGAGGAGTGTCCCGGGGGGCATCCGATCGGCGGGCCGCTCCGGGGATGGCTCGGCCCGGCCCGGTGCGGGGCGTGTGACGGCAACCGCTCGTACGGCCCCTCCGCGCTCGCCCTCGCCTCCCTCACCGCCCTCCTCTGCGCCGTCCTCGCCGCCGCCACCGGTCCCCGGCCCGAGCTGGCCGTGTGGCTGCTGGTCACGCCCGTGGGGGTGCTGCTGGGTGTGGTCGACGTGCGGGTGCGGCGGCTGCCGGACGTGCTCACGTTGCCGCTCGCCGGGGCCGTGCCGGGGTTGTTGGGGCTTGCCGCGCTCGCCCCCGGCCACGTCGGCAGTTGGACCACCGCCCTGCTCGGCGGGCTCGCCCTGGGCGGCGGGTACTTCCTCCTCTTCCTGGTGAACCCTTCCGGCATGGGCTTCGGGGACGTGAAGCTGGCGCTCGGCATGGGCGCCGCGCTCGGCTGGTACGGCTGGCCGGTGGTCCTGCTGGGCACGTTCGCCGCGTTCGTGCTCGGCGCGCTGTACGGCGGTGTGCTGGCCGTCGTGCGGCGGGCGGGGCGCGGGACGGCGATCGCGTTCGGGCCGTTCCTGCTCGTGGGGGCCCTGATCGGGGTGGTCTCGGGTGCGGGCGCGGCCTGA